GGCCGTTGTCCACGTAGCCGAGGCGGCCATCGGGTACGGTGGGGCGGCAGGAAGTGGCGTCGCAGAAGCCCTCGCGGGGCAGATAGAGGCCGACGCCGGGGACGGACGCGGCGATGGCGGCCAGACCCTGCTCCACCCCGGCCGACCGCTCCCGGGCGGTCTCGGCGGAGATGTTGCACACGCTCTCGTCCAGCCCGAGGAAGCGCCGCCGGAGCACGCAACGCGCCCCGAAGCCGAGCCCGAAATCCGGCGGCGGGCCGACCAGCAGCACCGCCTTTCCAGCGCGGCGCAGCTGTTCCACGGCCTTGCGAAGGTCGGCCATGGCAGCGGGCAGGTCCGGCTGAGCGGACCAGAGGCCTCCGATGGCGACGAGCCGCACCTCAGGGTTCGCCGCCAGCGCCTCCAGCGACCGGCCGCGGAAGATCTCGCAATTCTGCGCTTCCTGCGAGCCGCCGAGGGCACGTGGCGCCATCGGTTGGCAACCGGCCTTTGTCACCTGAAGCAGCCCATAGCCGAGTTGGCGGGCCACCGCATCGAAGGCGGGGGCGTGGTGGTTGGCAAAGGAATCCCCGAACAGCGCAATCAGCGGCGCCTTCGGATCGGGATCGCCGAAGCGGCAGGGCGCGTCGCCGCGCGGAAGGCCCGGCCCCTGGAGGCAGGCCTTCGAGCCCGCCCAGACATCGGTGAGGGAGGCCTGTGCCGCCCGCGTCGCGGCCGAGGCGCGGAACGGCAATCCGTTGGTCTCGTGGATGACGAGGCCCGTCCCGGCAAGCACCGCCAGCACGATCAGGCCATTCCGGATGCTGCGGATTTCCGAGCGACGCTCGGGCGGCCCATGGCGGCGGAAGGGCGCCTCCACATAGCGCCAGGAGAGGATGGAGGCGCCGACCGCCAGCACCACCAGCACCACACCCGCCACAAGGTCCGGGTCGTGCCCGACGTGGAACTTGTAGAAGGCGAGGATCGGCCAGTGCCAGAGATAGAGCGAATAGGAAATGAGGCCGATGCCGGCGATGGGGGCAAGGCCGAGCACGCGGCCGACCAGCGTCTGCCGCCCCTCCTCGCCCGCCCAGAGGATGAGGAGCGCGCCGCCCACGGGGAACAGGGCGTTGAGGCCCGGAAAGACGGTGGTGCGGCTGAAGGTGAAGAGCGCCCAGCCGATGAGGCCGACACCGATGAGCGCCGCCAGCTCCGGCAGCAGGCGGCCGCGCAGGCGCGGCAGGAGGCCGAGGGCGAGCACGCCGCCGGCCAGAAGCTCCCAGGCACGAGAGGTGAAATTGTAAAAGCCGCTGTTCGGCCGCAGCACGGCATTCTGGCTCGCCACATAAAGCGAAGCGAGGAGCACCGCCCACACCACCACGCCCCGGATGGGGCGCAGGCGTGGATGGGACAGAGCGAATAAAGCGAGCGGCCAGAACAGATAGAACTGCTCCTCCACCGCCAGCGACCAGGTGTGCAGAAGCGGCAGTTCCTCCACGCCCGGCTGGAAATAGCCGGCGGTGGCGAGGAAATGCTTATTGGCGAGGAAGACGGAGGCGAACTCCAGCGACTTGCCGAAGAAGGCCAGCATGAGGGGCGGCAGACTCACCAGCGCCGCTAGCAGTGTCACCCCCATCACCAGCGCATAGGCGGGCACGATGCGGCGGATGCGGCGATCATAGAAGGTCAGGAGGCTGAAGCGCCCCTGCGCCAGATCCCCGGCGATGATGGCGGTGATGAGATAGCCGGA
The Azorhizobium caulinodans ORS 571 genome window above contains:
- a CDS encoding acyltransferase family protein yields the protein MKYRADISGLRALAVVPVVLYHAHAALMPGGFVGVDVFFVISGYLITAIIAGDLAQGRFSLLTFYDRRIRRIVPAYALVMGVTLLAALVSLPPLMLAFFGKSLEFASVFLANKHFLATAGYFQPGVEELPLLHTWSLAVEEQFYLFWPLALFALSHPRLRPIRGVVVWAVLLASLYVASQNAVLRPNSGFYNFTSRAWELLAGGVLALGLLPRLRGRLLPELAALIGVGLIGWALFTFSRTTVFPGLNALFPVGGALLILWAGEEGRQTLVGRVLGLAPIAGIGLISYSLYLWHWPILAFYKFHVGHDPDLVAGVVLVVLAVGASILSWRYVEAPFRRHGPPERRSEIRSIRNGLIVLAVLAGTGLVIHETNGLPFRASAATRAAQASLTDVWAGSKACLQGPGLPRGDAPCRFGDPDPKAPLIALFGDSFANHHAPAFDAVARQLGYGLLQVTKAGCQPMAPRALGGSQEAQNCEIFRGRSLEALAANPEVRLVAIGGLWSAQPDLPAAMADLRKAVEQLRRAGKAVLLVGPPPDFGLGFGARCVLRRRFLGLDESVCNISAETARERSAGVEQGLAAIAASVPGVGLYLPREGFCDATSCRPTVPDGRLGYVDNGHLNAPGSLSLVPGVKSAVEKALAGAGG